One Desulfuromonadales bacterium DNA segment encodes these proteins:
- a CDS encoding slipin family protein yields MIPVSLIGSAVVVAMVAFIIANAVKVLIEYERGVVFRLGRFAGVKGPGLRFIIPVVDKLIKVSLRTVAMDVPPQDVITKDNVSVKVNAVLYFRVVAPEKALIQVENYLYATSQLAQTTLRSVLGQSELDELLAHRDKINQELQHILDRQTDAWGIKISNVEVKHIDLPVEMQRAMARQAEAERERRSKVIHAEGEFQASQKLADAAGVISTQSGALQLRFLQTLTEIATEKNSTIIFPVPIDLIRPFVEKAFKKSE; encoded by the coding sequence ATGATCCCTGTCAGTCTGATTGGCTCGGCCGTGGTCGTGGCCATGGTTGCTTTCATCATCGCCAACGCAGTCAAGGTTCTCATCGAGTACGAGCGCGGGGTCGTCTTCCGCCTCGGCCGCTTCGCGGGCGTCAAGGGGCCGGGGCTGCGTTTCATCATCCCGGTAGTCGACAAATTGATCAAGGTCAGTTTGCGCACCGTGGCGATGGATGTGCCGCCCCAGGACGTCATCACCAAGGACAACGTCTCGGTCAAGGTCAACGCGGTCCTCTATTTTCGGGTGGTGGCGCCGGAGAAGGCCCTGATCCAGGTGGAGAATTACCTCTACGCCACCAGCCAGCTGGCGCAAACGACGCTGCGCAGTGTGCTCGGCCAGTCGGAACTGGACGAGTTGCTGGCCCATCGCGACAAGATCAACCAGGAGTTGCAGCATATCCTCGACCGGCAGACCGATGCCTGGGGAATCAAGATCTCCAACGTCGAAGTCAAGCACATCGACCTGCCCGTCGAGATGCAGCGCGCCATGGCGCGGCAGGCCGAGGCCGAGCGGGAACGCCGTTCCAAAGTCATCCACGCCGAAGGGGAGTTCCAGGCCTCGCAGAAACTGGCCGACGCCGCCGGCGTGATTTCCACCCAATCGGGGGCGCTGCAGCTGCGCTTTCTGCAGACTCTCACCGAGATTGCCACGGAGAAGAACTCGACGATCATCTTTCCTGTCCCGATTGACCTGATCCGGCCCTTCGTCGAGAAGGCGTTCAAGAAGTCGGAATAA
- a CDS encoding pyruvate carboxylase: protein MEIRKFKKVMAANRGEIAIRIFRACTELGIKTLAVYSEEDKISLHRYKADEAYLIGKGKGPIDAYLGIEEIIDLARKKGVDAIHPGYGFLSENPEFAEACERAGIVFIGPTPEIQRKLGDKVAARSVAIEAGVPVVPGTAKPVTSEEEALLFAKECGYPIIVKAAAGGGGRGMRVARSQRELLEGLKSAASEAKAAFGNASVFLEKYIENPKHVEVQIMGDKYGNVVHFYERDCSIQRRHQKVIELAPSPYLSEKKRKEVCALAMKIAESVGYVNAGTVEFLMDQAENFYFIETNPRIQVEHTVTELVTMRNLVQTQIKVAEGYRLADPEIGIKSQKDIELRGYAIQCRVTTEDPANNFAPDFGTIKAFRTAAGFGVRLDAGNGYAGAQITPHYDSLLVKISTWGLTFDDARRSMHRALQEFRIRGVKTNIGFLENVVTHSVFLKGKCDTSYLDNHPELFVIREKKDRATKLLRFIGHTVVNGYPGIKPEKALHFRDLREPEVPEIPYGTQRPRGTRDILLEKGPAGLAEWARKEKRLLITDTTMRDAHQSLMATRFRTFDLDRIAEATSYLGGGLFSLEMWGGATFDVSMRFLREDPWERLDRLRQQVPNILFQMLLRGSNAVGYTNYPDNVVQEFVAKAAKSGIDIFRVFDSLNWTRGMRVAMEAVRQNNAVCEAAMCYTGDILDPKRDKYPLKYYVDLAKELEKMGAHILAIKDMAGLLKPFAAEKLVKALKHEIGIPIHLHTHDTSSNGGAMLMMAAQAGVDIVDTALSSVSGLTAQPNMNALLAALKGSIWDPKLDEVGLQRLANYWETVRTYYAPFESELRSGTAQVYYHEIPGGQYSNYKPQVEGLGLGHRWEECKEMYRQVNDMFGDLVKVTPSSKIVGDMAMFMVQNNLQPKDVFERGAELTFPQGVVDFFKGMIGQPYGGFPEKLQKVILKGEEPLTCRPGELLEPVDFAAKKAAVEKKVGHAISDRETLSATLYPGVYEEFDRHRQEYSDTSVLPTPVFFYGLGVGDETSIDIEPGKTLILKLNAVGSLQKDATRNIYFELNGEPRQVTVQDLSVKSEEATHRKADAGNPKEVGAPMPGKVFKILVNVGDEVKAGDTLLSTEAMKMETNVKAKEDGKVVDIFFKEGAQVQQGDLLVVLE from the coding sequence ATGGAAATCAGGAAGTTCAAGAAAGTCATGGCGGCGAATCGCGGAGAGATCGCTATCCGCATCTTTCGGGCGTGCACCGAGCTGGGGATCAAGACTCTGGCCGTCTACTCGGAAGAGGACAAGATTTCGCTGCACCGGTACAAGGCGGATGAGGCTTATCTGATCGGCAAAGGGAAAGGGCCGATCGACGCCTACCTGGGGATCGAGGAAATCATCGACCTTGCCCGCAAGAAGGGAGTCGACGCCATTCATCCCGGCTACGGCTTCCTGTCAGAAAACCCCGAATTCGCCGAGGCCTGCGAGCGCGCCGGCATCGTCTTCATCGGCCCGACCCCCGAGATCCAGCGCAAACTCGGCGACAAGGTCGCCGCCCGCAGCGTGGCGATCGAGGCCGGCGTGCCGGTGGTTCCGGGGACTGCCAAACCGGTGACCAGCGAAGAGGAGGCGCTGCTTTTCGCCAAGGAGTGCGGCTATCCGATCATCGTCAAGGCGGCGGCCGGCGGCGGCGGCCGCGGCATGCGCGTCGCCCGCAGCCAGCGGGAGCTGCTCGAGGGGCTCAAGAGCGCGGCATCCGAGGCCAAGGCCGCCTTCGGCAACGCCTCGGTTTTTCTGGAAAAGTACATCGAGAACCCCAAGCATGTCGAAGTGCAGATCATGGGGGACAAGTACGGCAACGTCGTCCATTTCTACGAGCGCGACTGCTCCATCCAGCGCCGCCACCAGAAGGTAATCGAGCTCGCCCCTTCCCCCTACCTCAGCGAAAAGAAGCGCAAGGAAGTCTGCGCCCTGGCAATGAAGATCGCCGAATCGGTGGGCTACGTCAACGCCGGCACCGTCGAGTTTCTCATGGACCAGGCGGAGAACTTCTACTTCATCGAGACCAACCCGCGCATCCAGGTGGAGCACACCGTCACCGAGCTGGTGACCATGCGCAACCTGGTGCAGACCCAGATCAAGGTGGCCGAAGGGTACCGGCTCGCCGACCCCGAGATCGGTATCAAGAGCCAGAAGGATATCGAGCTGCGCGGCTATGCCATCCAGTGCCGGGTGACCACCGAGGACCCGGCGAACAACTTCGCGCCCGATTTCGGCACCATCAAGGCGTTCCGTACCGCCGCCGGCTTCGGCGTGCGCCTCGATGCCGGCAACGGCTACGCCGGGGCGCAGATCACCCCCCACTACGATTCGCTGCTGGTCAAGATATCGACCTGGGGCCTGACCTTCGACGACGCTCGTCGCAGCATGCACCGGGCGCTGCAGGAGTTCCGCATCCGCGGGGTGAAGACCAACATCGGCTTTCTCGAAAACGTCGTCACCCACTCCGTCTTCCTCAAAGGGAAGTGCGACACCTCCTATCTCGACAACCACCCGGAGCTGTTCGTTATCCGCGAGAAGAAGGACCGGGCGACCAAGCTGCTGCGCTTCATCGGACACACGGTGGTCAACGGCTATCCGGGGATCAAGCCGGAAAAGGCACTGCATTTTCGCGATCTGCGCGAACCGGAGGTCCCCGAGATTCCCTACGGCACCCAGCGTCCCCGCGGCACCCGCGACATCCTGCTGGAGAAGGGGCCGGCCGGCCTCGCCGAGTGGGCGCGCAAGGAGAAGCGGCTCCTCATCACCGACACCACCATGCGCGACGCCCACCAGTCGCTGATGGCGACGCGCTTCCGCACCTTCGACCTCGACCGCATCGCCGAGGCGACCAGCTACCTGGGCGGCGGTCTCTTCTCCCTCGAGATGTGGGGCGGCGCCACCTTCGATGTATCCATGCGCTTTTTGCGCGAGGACCCCTGGGAACGCCTCGACCGGCTGCGGCAGCAGGTTCCGAACATCCTTTTCCAGATGCTGCTGCGCGGTTCCAACGCCGTCGGCTACACCAACTACCCGGACAATGTCGTTCAGGAATTCGTCGCCAAGGCAGCCAAAAGCGGCATCGACATCTTCCGCGTCTTCGACTCGCTCAACTGGACCCGGGGGATGCGGGTGGCGATGGAGGCGGTGCGCCAGAACAACGCCGTCTGCGAGGCGGCAATGTGCTACACCGGCGACATCCTCGACCCCAAGCGCGACAAGTATCCCCTCAAGTACTACGTCGATCTGGCCAAAGAGCTCGAGAAGATGGGCGCCCATATCCTGGCGATCAAGGATATGGCCGGCCTGCTCAAGCCTTTCGCCGCCGAAAAGCTGGTCAAGGCGCTCAAGCATGAAATCGGCATCCCGATCCATCTGCATACCCACGATACCTCGAGCAACGGCGGGGCGATGCTGATGATGGCCGCCCAGGCCGGCGTCGACATCGTCGATACGGCGCTCTCCTCGGTTTCGGGCCTCACCGCCCAGCCGAACATGAACGCCCTGCTCGCCGCTCTCAAGGGGAGCATCTGGGATCCGAAGCTCGACGAGGTGGGTCTGCAGCGGCTCGCCAACTACTGGGAGACGGTGCGCACCTACTATGCCCCCTTCGAGTCGGAGCTGCGCAGCGGCACCGCCCAGGTCTACTATCACGAGATTCCCGGCGGCCAGTACTCCAACTACAAGCCGCAGGTCGAAGGCCTCGGTCTCGGCCACCGCTGGGAGGAGTGCAAGGAGATGTACCGGCAGGTCAACGACATGTTCGGCGACCTGGTCAAGGTGACCCCTTCCTCCAAGATCGTCGGCGACATGGCGATGTTCATGGTGCAGAACAATCTGCAGCCCAAGGACGTTTTCGAACGCGGGGCGGAGCTGACCTTCCCGCAGGGGGTGGTCGACTTCTTCAAGGGGATGATCGGCCAGCCCTACGGCGGCTTCCCCGAAAAGCTGCAGAAGGTCATCCTCAAGGGGGAGGAGCCCCTGACCTGCCGTCCCGGCGAACTGCTCGAGCCGGTCGATTTCGCCGCCAAAAAAGCGGCGGTGGAAAAGAAGGTCGGCCACGCCATCAGTGACCGCGAGACCCTTTCGGCGACGCTCTACCCCGGCGTCTACGAGGAGTTCGACCGGCACCGCCAGGAGTATTCCGATACCTCGGTGCTGCCGACGCCGGTCTTCTTCTACGGCCTCGGGGTCGGCGACGAAACGAGCATCGACATCGAGCCGGGCAAGACCCTGATCCTCAAGCTCAATGCCGTCGGCAGCCTGCAGAAGGACGCCACCCGCAACATCTACTTCGAGCTCAACGGCGAGCCTCGCCAGGTCACCGTGCAGGACCTCTCGGTGAAGAGCGAGGAGGCGACGCATCGCAAGGCCGACGCCGGCAACCCCAAAGAGGTCGGGGCGCCGATGCCGGGCAAGGTCTTCAAGATCCTGGTCAACGTCGGCGACGAGGTCAAGGCGGGCGACACCCTGCTCTCGACCGAGGCGATGAAGATGGAGACCAACGTCAAGGCCAAGGAGGACGGCAAGGTGGTCGACATCTTCTTCAAGGAAGGGGCACAGGTACAGCAGGGCGACCTGCTGGTGGTGCTCGAATAG
- a CDS encoding sigma 54-interacting transcriptional regulator: protein MGPITTVKERCRKCYACVRNCPVKAIKVKQDCAEVIHDRCIGCGKCIKVCSQQAKIIADCIEETRRLLAGHEVVAVLGCSFPAFFNDVRAGQLVAGIKRLGFSEVHEGTSGVELIREQYARLIEEPGGLPMISTHCPTIVDLIERHYPQLLRNLMGVVSPMVAIGRFIKARNGKKTRVVYISSCIAGKFEIEAEPVAGAIDVVLTYKELNQMLREAGVDLTRLADSPFEGLAPGRGRLFSVSRGPFEAFDVQSDFFNPDFVSTEGEESALDIIKDLAAGRITPRLVDLRFCNGGCIGGPGKNNRLTTFSKRNLILKYFGSREIPYATTPHYSTAGPLPDMRRRFTNKYKRLEPPSGESIRQILQSTNKFVERDELDCGACGYPTCREHAVAVYQGLAEREMCLPYSLKRLEEDRGLLAQKYELAQRALAHEYGDGDIIGKDPRTVQVLALIRQVGPTPTTVLIRGESGTGKELTARAIHQHSHRSDKPLVAVNCTTLTDSLLESELFGHKKGSFTGAVADKKGLFEAANGGTIFLDEIGDITPKLQAELLRVLDSGEIRPVGGNGAVRVDVRLIAATNKNLEAGVKDGWFREDLFYRINVFTITMPPLRSRLESLPELLHHFLERASNRVNKTLVGIDERAIMAMRQYHWPGNIRELQNIIERAAVLTQDNVIRLENLPVIFAELALHGPATDDGNEITFRGEREKHVSQVEAGLIKRYLRETGGNVSAAARQARIPRRTFYRLLSRYGISGNDFQKT from the coding sequence ATGGGTCCGATCACCACGGTCAAGGAACGCTGCCGTAAATGCTACGCCTGCGTCCGCAACTGCCCGGTCAAGGCGATCAAGGTCAAGCAGGACTGCGCCGAGGTCATTCACGATCGCTGCATCGGCTGCGGCAAGTGCATCAAGGTCTGCTCGCAGCAGGCCAAGATCATCGCCGACTGCATCGAGGAAACCCGGCGCCTGCTGGCCGGCCACGAAGTGGTGGCGGTGCTCGGCTGCAGCTTCCCGGCCTTCTTCAACGACGTCCGCGCCGGCCAGTTGGTGGCCGGCATCAAGCGTCTCGGCTTCAGCGAGGTCCACGAGGGGACGAGCGGCGTCGAGCTGATCCGCGAGCAGTACGCCCGCCTCATCGAGGAACCGGGCGGCCTGCCGATGATTTCCACCCACTGCCCGACGATCGTCGACCTGATCGAACGCCACTATCCCCAATTGCTCCGCAACCTGATGGGGGTCGTTTCGCCGATGGTCGCCATCGGCCGCTTCATCAAGGCTCGCAACGGCAAAAAAACTCGCGTCGTTTATATCAGCTCGTGCATCGCCGGCAAGTTCGAGATCGAAGCCGAGCCGGTAGCCGGTGCGATCGATGTGGTACTGACCTACAAGGAGCTCAACCAGATGCTGCGCGAGGCAGGCGTCGACCTGACCCGGCTCGCCGACAGCCCCTTCGAAGGTCTCGCCCCCGGACGGGGACGGCTTTTCTCCGTTTCCCGCGGACCCTTCGAGGCCTTTGACGTGCAGAGCGATTTCTTCAATCCCGACTTTGTTTCCACCGAAGGCGAGGAAAGTGCCCTCGATATCATCAAGGATCTGGCGGCCGGACGCATCACCCCGCGGCTGGTCGACCTGCGCTTCTGCAACGGCGGCTGCATCGGCGGCCCCGGCAAGAACAACCGCCTGACCACCTTCTCCAAACGCAACCTGATTCTCAAGTATTTCGGCAGCCGCGAGATACCCTACGCCACCACGCCGCACTACAGCACTGCCGGTCCTCTGCCCGACATGCGCCGCCGCTTCACCAACAAGTACAAGCGCCTCGAGCCGCCGAGCGGCGAAAGCATCCGCCAGATCCTGCAGTCGACCAACAAGTTCGTCGAGCGTGACGAACTCGACTGCGGCGCCTGCGGCTACCCCACCTGTCGGGAACACGCGGTAGCGGTCTACCAGGGACTGGCCGAACGGGAAATGTGCCTCCCCTATTCGCTCAAGCGCCTCGAGGAGGACCGGGGACTGCTGGCCCAGAAATATGAGCTGGCCCAGCGGGCTCTCGCCCATGAATACGGCGACGGCGACATCATCGGCAAAGACCCGCGGACCGTCCAGGTTCTCGCTCTGATCCGCCAGGTCGGCCCGACCCCGACCACGGTTCTCATTCGCGGCGAAAGCGGCACCGGCAAGGAGCTGACCGCCCGGGCCATCCACCAGCACAGCCATCGTTCGGACAAGCCGCTGGTGGCCGTCAACTGCACCACCCTGACCGACAGCCTGCTGGAGAGCGAACTCTTCGGCCACAAGAAGGGGTCCTTCACCGGCGCCGTCGCCGACAAAAAGGGGCTGTTCGAAGCGGCAAACGGCGGCACCATTTTTCTCGACGAAATCGGCGACATCACCCCCAAGCTTCAGGCGGAGCTGCTGCGGGTGCTCGATTCAGGAGAGATCCGGCCGGTCGGCGGCAACGGTGCGGTGCGCGTCGACGTCCGCCTCATCGCCGCCACCAACAAGAATCTCGAGGCAGGGGTGAAGGACGGCTGGTTCCGCGAAGACCTCTTCTACCGCATCAATGTCTTCACCATCACCATGCCGCCGCTGCGCAGCCGCCTCGAATCGTTGCCGGAGCTCCTGCACCACTTCCTCGAACGGGCCAGCAACCGGGTCAACAAGACCCTGGTCGGCATCGACGAGAGGGCCATCATGGCCATGCGTCAGTATCACTGGCCGGGCAACATCCGGGAGTTGCAGAACATCATCGAACGGGCCGCCGTTCTGACCCAGGACAACGTCATCCGCCTGGAAAACCTGCCGGTCATCTTCGCCGAACTGGCGCTGCACGGCCCAGCCACCGACGACGGCAACGAAATCACCTTCCGCGGCGAGCGTGAGAAGCATGTCAGCCAGGTCGAAGCCGGCCTCATCAAGCGCTACCTGCGGGAAACCGGCGGCAACGTCTCGGCCGCAGCCCGCCAGGCCAGGATCCCCCGCCGCACCTTTTATCGGCTGCTCTCCCGCTACGGCATCAGCGGCAACGATTTCCAGAAGACCTAA
- the ptsP gene encoding phosphoenolpyruvate--protein phosphotransferase has translation MSRRASEQLGITTLEDISTLILQSHDLDETLDNIVTLVAKRMRTEVCSIYLFEEEEQTLRLRATRGLSRRAVGRVTMRTGEGLTGLAVEERRVVAIQEPQSHPRYRYFKETGEERFHSFLGIPLFDRKTPIGVIVIQTKEPRSFRPDEISALSTIAFQISSIVVNARLLDSIRLKEEESSRFARELEKTRQSMLSREAAPAETREAALRGTVAYPGVVSGPPHLLDEQLGFADILDEEAVRPEEELQRLEGALEKTRIQTLFLEKRVAERLSQEDAAIFHTHLMILEDRGFLERLRREIESGHSAPYALKKVVGEYIEVFQRMEDAYLRERAADMEDIGRRLLANLVGQENHILHLRYPGILVARELLPSDMAALDHEQIRGIVTEAGERNSHAVIMAKSLGIPALVGVKGALKSIAPEDRLILDANSGSLYVNPPPRIVEEYRRLEEDCSRELHRLEEFRDLPAVTRDGERIVLRANIGLVSDVDIARRNGAEGVGLYRTEFPYMARGQFPDRDDQYQLYRKVVEGFAGQPVTIRTLDIGGDKALPYFSPPKEDNPFMGWRSVRVSLDNRDIFRTQIEAILMAGLHGPVKLLFPMISGLDEVRACRKVVAEACENLRRDGIPFAGSIPVGVMIEVPAAVHMAEQLAAEVDFFALGTNDLVQYLLAADRNNPLVKKYYDPLHPAVLRVLQDMAKVATLHDKGLCLCGEMASDPMNFLLLIGMGIREFSMPAPFIPRTKAFLRNLDLKSARKTAREALLLTDSAAIRTHLGKALAKLEPAS, from the coding sequence ATGTCCAGACGAGCCAGCGAACAACTTGGCATCACCACCCTGGAGGACATCAGCACCCTCATCCTCCAGTCCCACGATCTGGACGAAACACTCGATAATATCGTCACCCTGGTCGCCAAGCGCATGCGTACCGAGGTCTGCTCCATCTACCTCTTCGAGGAAGAAGAGCAGACCCTGCGTCTGCGCGCCACCCGCGGCCTGTCGCGGCGGGCCGTCGGCCGGGTCACCATGCGGACCGGCGAGGGGCTCACCGGCCTGGCCGTCGAGGAACGGCGCGTCGTCGCCATCCAGGAACCGCAGAGCCACCCGCGCTACCGCTACTTCAAGGAGACCGGCGAGGAACGCTTTCATTCCTTCCTCGGCATCCCCCTGTTCGACCGCAAGACACCGATCGGCGTCATCGTCATCCAGACCAAGGAGCCGCGCAGCTTCCGCCCCGATGAGATCAGCGCCCTCTCGACCATTGCCTTCCAGATCTCATCCATCGTCGTCAATGCCCGCCTGCTCGACTCGATCCGTCTGAAGGAGGAGGAGAGCAGCCGCTTCGCCCGTGAGCTGGAAAAGACCCGGCAGTCGATGCTCAGCCGGGAAGCTGCCCCGGCAGAGACCAGGGAGGCGGCCTTGCGCGGCACGGTCGCCTACCCCGGCGTCGTCTCCGGCCCGCCCCACCTGCTGGACGAGCAGCTCGGCTTTGCCGACATCCTCGACGAAGAGGCGGTCCGTCCCGAAGAGGAACTGCAGCGTCTGGAGGGGGCGCTGGAGAAGACCCGCATCCAGACCCTCTTTCTCGAAAAGCGGGTCGCCGAACGCCTCTCCCAGGAAGACGCCGCCATCTTCCATACCCACCTGATGATCCTCGAAGACCGCGGCTTTCTTGAACGGCTGCGGCGCGAGATTGAAAGCGGACACAGCGCCCCCTACGCCCTGAAGAAAGTGGTGGGCGAATACATCGAGGTCTTCCAGCGCATGGAAGATGCCTACCTGCGGGAGCGGGCCGCCGACATGGAGGACATCGGCCGGCGCCTGCTCGCCAATCTGGTCGGGCAGGAAAACCACATCCTGCACCTGCGCTACCCCGGCATCCTGGTTGCCCGCGAACTTCTCCCCTCGGACATGGCCGCGCTCGATCACGAACAGATCCGCGGCATCGTCACCGAAGCGGGCGAGCGGAACTCGCACGCCGTGATCATGGCCAAGTCCCTCGGCATCCCCGCCCTGGTCGGGGTCAAGGGAGCACTCAAGAGCATCGCCCCGGAGGACCGCCTGATCCTCGACGCCAACTCCGGCTCTCTCTACGTCAACCCGCCGCCGCGCATCGTCGAAGAATACCGCCGGCTTGAGGAAGACTGCAGCCGTGAGCTGCACCGACTGGAGGAGTTCCGCGACCTGCCGGCTGTCACCCGGGACGGCGAACGGATCGTGCTGCGGGCCAACATCGGCCTGGTCAGCGACGTCGACATCGCCCGCCGCAACGGCGCCGAAGGGGTGGGCCTCTACCGCACCGAATTCCCCTACATGGCGCGCGGCCAGTTTCCCGACCGCGACGACCAGTACCAGCTCTACCGCAAGGTGGTGGAGGGGTTCGCCGGCCAGCCGGTGACCATCCGCACCCTCGACATCGGCGGCGACAAGGCCCTGCCCTACTTCAGCCCACCCAAGGAGGACAACCCCTTCATGGGCTGGCGCTCGGTGCGGGTATCGCTGGACAACCGCGACATTTTCCGCACCCAGATCGAGGCAATCCTGATGGCCGGCCTGCACGGCCCGGTTAAACTGCTCTTTCCGATGATTTCCGGGCTGGACGAAGTGCGCGCCTGCCGCAAGGTGGTGGCTGAAGCGTGCGAAAATCTGCGTCGGGACGGCATCCCCTTCGCCGGGTCGATCCCCGTCGGCGTGATGATCGAAGTGCCGGCCGCCGTCCACATGGCCGAGCAACTGGCCGCCGAGGTCGACTTCTTTGCCCTCGGCACCAACGACCTGGTCCAGTACCTGCTCGCCGCCGACCGCAACAATCCACTGGTCAAGAAGTACTACGACCCGCTGCACCCGGCCGTTCTGCGCGTGCTGCAGGACATGGCGAAGGTGGCGACGCTGCACGACAAGGGACTCTGCCTGTGCGGCGAGATGGCCTCCGACCCGATGAACTTCCTGCTGCTGATCGGCATGGGCATCCGCGAATTCTCCATGCCGGCCCCGTTCATTCCCCGCACCAAGGCGTTTCTGCGCAACCTCGACCTCAAATCCGCCCGCAAGACAGCCCGCGAGGCGCTCCTGCTGACCGACAGCGCCGCCATCCGGACCCACCTCGGCAAAGCGCTCGCCAAACTCGAACCGGCGAGTTGA